In Acidaminococcus timonensis, one DNA window encodes the following:
- a CDS encoding ABC transporter ATP-binding protein has protein sequence MLYLDGGTGHFGTHEELMAREPGYAKLYNLQQEGVDLDER, from the coding sequence GTGCTCTATCTCGACGGGGGCACCGGCCATTTCGGGACCCATGAGGAACTGATGGCCCGGGAGCCGGGTTACGCCAAACTGTACAACCTGCAGCAGGAGGGGGTGGATCTGGATGAACGGTAG
- a CDS encoding ABC transporter ATP-binding protein: protein MNGRNPIWESVKRTFRRHRRSAGLVLLLVVLSVTTSLLPPLVLERAVDSLTEGKGIPWQLAFLYLGLTALSDFFETAQNGAITLFGQKVTHGLRSTLCAKLDRLPARYFTSHPGGQITSVFVNDGDTIDTLYSDGVVGMVADACKLVGILGILWSRSRGLFGLLCLVLPLLFVLTRHFQKGTLAAQRENRRAIGRVNNHVPETIQNIRTIHSLGKEAYMEQKYDRLITDSFRAINRANVFDGLYSPIILVTQALVVAVMMTGAARGPAWQALFGVSVGSAVAAIAYVGKIFAPLESIGMEIQSIQSAMAGIQHIGEFLAEPEEPLGTAAGPGDAKGEAMVAFDHVTFGYAPDRPILRDFSLTLQPGEQAILMGPSGSGKSTIFKLLLGLYAPDRGQVTLAGWQAGTIPEQEKRTLYGCVEQEFSPVPGTVADQVTLFDSTISREQVERALELVQLKETVEQLPQGLLTPMEEGLFSQGELQLLSIARALVMEPKLLLLDEITASLDSHTEERILQALERASQGRTVLSISHRFSRALAGQRIIEIGTGNSEE, encoded by the coding sequence ATGAACGGTAGGAATCCCATCTGGGAAAGTGTCAAAAGGACGTTCCGGCGCCACCGCCGTTCTGCCGGCCTGGTGCTGCTGCTGGTGGTGCTTTCGGTGACTACGTCGCTATTGCCGCCCCTGGTGCTGGAGCGGGCCGTGGACAGCCTGACGGAAGGGAAGGGCATCCCCTGGCAGCTGGCGTTTTTGTACCTGGGCCTCACCGCCCTTTCGGACTTTTTCGAAACAGCCCAGAACGGGGCCATCACCCTTTTCGGCCAGAAAGTGACCCATGGTCTTCGCTCCACCCTGTGCGCCAAGCTGGACCGGCTGCCGGCCAGGTACTTTACCAGCCATCCCGGTGGTCAGATCACCTCTGTGTTCGTCAACGACGGGGATACCATCGACACCCTGTATTCCGACGGGGTGGTGGGCATGGTGGCAGATGCCTGCAAACTGGTGGGCATCCTGGGAATCCTGTGGAGCCGCAGCCGGGGTCTGTTCGGGCTGCTGTGCCTGGTGCTGCCGCTGCTGTTTGTGCTGACCCGGCACTTCCAGAAGGGGACCCTGGCGGCCCAGCGGGAGAACCGGCGAGCCATCGGCCGGGTGAATAACCATGTGCCGGAGACCATCCAAAATATCCGCACCATCCACAGCCTGGGCAAGGAAGCGTACATGGAACAGAAGTATGACAGACTGATCACGGACAGCTTCCGGGCCATCAACAGGGCCAATGTGTTCGACGGCCTCTATTCGCCCATCATCCTGGTAACCCAGGCCCTGGTGGTGGCGGTGATGATGACCGGAGCGGCCCGGGGACCGGCCTGGCAGGCCCTGTTCGGGGTCAGCGTGGGCAGTGCCGTGGCGGCCATCGCCTATGTGGGCAAGATCTTTGCCCCCCTGGAGAGCATCGGTATGGAGATCCAGAGCATCCAGAGCGCCATGGCAGGGATCCAGCATATCGGAGAATTCCTGGCAGAGCCGGAGGAACCCCTGGGGACGGCTGCCGGGCCTGGGGACGCAAAAGGGGAAGCGATGGTGGCCTTCGATCATGTGACTTTCGGATATGCGCCGGACCGGCCCATCCTTCGGGACTTTTCCCTGACCCTGCAGCCCGGGGAGCAGGCCATTTTGATGGGGCCCAGCGGTAGCGGCAAGAGTACGATCTTCAAACTGCTGCTGGGGCTCTATGCCCCGGACCGGGGACAGGTGACCCTGGCAGGCTGGCAGGCGGGAACCATTCCGGAACAGGAGAAACGAACCCTGTACGGCTGTGTGGAACAGGAATTTTCCCCGGTGCCGGGGACGGTGGCCGACCAGGTGACCCTGTTCGATTCCACCATCAGCCGGGAGCAGGTAGAGCGGGCCCTGGAACTGGTGCAGCTGAAAGAGACCGTAGAGCAGCTGCCCCAGGGGCTTTTGACACCCATGGAGGAGGGGCTGTTTTCCCAGGGGGAACTGCAGCTGCTGTCCATCGCCCGGGCCCTGGTGATGGAACCAAAGCTGCTGCTTCTGGATGAAATCACGGCCAGCCTGGACAGCCACACGGAAGAACGGATCCTCCAGGCCCTGGAGCGGGCCAGTCAGGGCCGCACGGTGCTCAGCATTTCCCACCGGTTCTCCCGGGCGCTGGCAGGGCAGCGGATCATTGAAATTGGGACTGGAAATAGTGAAGAGTGA
- a CDS encoding mechanosensitive ion channel family protein, whose translation MPNRPLTWAMLMEEFQHGGPHVHFLAFILFNILGIVILHYVFKGLIHLLTRYTHVRREDWESTFRFMPVLLGMQLGSQLTKDILDLPGFVRHILSAHFHSLVIFTVTLFVAHLTSSYLKSRLSRSEERSSSMSILSTVVDIGVYMVGFLFILNSYGISISPLLTALGAGGLASALALQDTLANLFSGITTIFSKQVRMGDYIKLASGEAGRVVDMNWRNTTIRTATGNMIIVPNKNIAASNVMNYEQPLAECTISIPITITYDNDLQKVEQVTLDVARYILKRSEYGVSGFEPLVWYDQLGEYGIRFQVVLRIRNILDEATLKHQFIKRIFNRYREENIQLLVRHD comes from the coding sequence ATGCCTAACCGTCCACTGACCTGGGCCATGCTCATGGAAGAATTCCAGCATGGAGGTCCTCATGTCCACTTTCTGGCCTTCATCTTGTTCAACATCCTCGGTATCGTCATTTTGCACTATGTGTTCAAAGGCTTGATCCATCTGCTGACCCGCTATACCCATGTACGGAGGGAAGACTGGGAAAGCACCTTCCGGTTCATGCCGGTGCTGCTGGGGATGCAGCTGGGCAGCCAGCTGACCAAGGACATCCTGGACCTGCCCGGTTTTGTACGGCATATCCTCAGTGCCCATTTCCACAGCCTGGTGATCTTTACGGTGACCCTGTTCGTGGCCCATCTGACCTCTTCCTACCTGAAAAGCCGGCTGTCCCGCAGCGAAGAACGGTCTTCCTCCATGTCCATCCTGTCCACGGTGGTGGATATCGGGGTGTACATGGTGGGCTTCCTGTTCATCCTGAACTCCTACGGGATTTCCATTTCCCCCCTGCTCACTGCTCTGGGCGCCGGCGGACTGGCTTCCGCCCTGGCGCTGCAGGATACCCTGGCCAATCTGTTCAGCGGCATCACCACCATCTTTTCCAAACAGGTGCGGATGGGGGATTACATCAAGCTGGCCAGCGGGGAAGCGGGCCGTGTGGTGGATATGAACTGGCGGAATACCACCATCCGGACGGCCACCGGCAATATGATCATCGTCCCCAACAAGAACATTGCGGCCTCCAATGTGATGAACTATGAACAGCCCCTGGCCGAATGTACCATTTCCATCCCCATTACGATCACCTATGACAACGATCTGCAGAAGGTGGAACAGGTCACCCTGGACGTGGCCCGGTACATCCTGAAGCGCAGTGAGTATGGGGTCAGCGGCTTCGAACCTCTGGTGTGGTATGACCAGCTGGGGGAATATGGCATCCGGTTCCAGGTGGTGCTGCGGATCAGGAACATCCTGGACGAGGCCACGTTGAAGCACCAGTTCATCAAGAGGATCTTCAACCGGTACAGGGAGGAGAACATCCAGCTGCTGGTGCGGCACGACTGA
- a CDS encoding Gfo/Idh/MocA family protein: MKLGFMGSGAIMPVALAAVNQVPFWEKEALWVRPHSAARGHALAEHYGIRKVYTDLDGFLEDPEIETVYIALINPVHGVYARKALLHGKNVLLEKPFTTSWKEARELAALARVKGLYLLEAMPLWHSPVFARVKELVPTLGKLRLIQCNYSQYSSRYDAYRKGQVLPAFDPALYGGALYDLNVYNLDFALALLGRPEAVCYHANRGWNGVDTSGVLVLDYLDCRAELTAAKDSDSPGFLQVQGEKGWLRVEGKPIHMENVTWQYTQGPDKDQFATGQPAGPVPERQSVHAPKETNRMVPEFREYARIIGGEWSGEAQECLEWSLWEAEILEKIGKRQ; this comes from the coding sequence ATGAAACTGGGGTTCATGGGGTCAGGGGCCATCATGCCCGTGGCTCTGGCGGCAGTGAACCAGGTGCCTTTCTGGGAAAAGGAGGCTCTCTGGGTCCGGCCGCACAGTGCAGCGCGGGGCCATGCCCTGGCGGAACACTATGGCATCCGGAAAGTCTATACGGATCTGGATGGCTTTTTGGAAGACCCGGAAATCGAGACGGTGTACATCGCCCTGATCAATCCGGTCCATGGGGTGTATGCGCGGAAAGCTCTGCTCCACGGGAAGAATGTGCTGCTGGAAAAGCCGTTTACCACCAGCTGGAAAGAAGCCCGGGAACTGGCGGCCCTGGCCCGGGTAAAAGGGCTGTATCTGCTGGAGGCCATGCCCTTGTGGCACAGCCCTGTCTTTGCCCGGGTGAAGGAACTGGTGCCCACGCTGGGGAAACTGCGGCTCATCCAGTGCAACTATTCCCAGTATTCCAGCCGGTATGATGCCTATCGAAAGGGACAGGTGCTGCCGGCCTTTGACCCGGCACTGTACGGGGGCGCCCTGTACGACCTGAACGTGTACAACCTGGACTTTGCCCTGGCCCTCCTGGGCAGGCCGGAGGCGGTCTGTTACCATGCCAACCGGGGCTGGAATGGGGTGGATACCTCGGGGGTCCTGGTGCTGGACTACCTGGACTGCCGGGCGGAGCTGACGGCGGCCAAGGATTCGGACAGCCCCGGCTTCCTGCAGGTCCAGGGAGAAAAAGGATGGCTCCGGGTGGAGGGAAAGCCCATCCACATGGAGAATGTGACCTGGCAGTATACCCAGGGACCGGACAAAGACCAGTTTGCAACGGGGCAACCTGCCGGACCGGTGCCGGAACGGCAGTCGGTCCATGCTCCGAAGGAAACCAACCGCATGGTCCCCGAGTTCCGGGAATATGCCCGGATCATCGGAGGGGAATGGAGCGGAGAGGCCCAGGAATGTCTGGAGTGGTCGCTCTGGGAAGCGGAGATCCTGGAAAAAATTGGAAAAAGGCAATAA